A portion of the Echeneis naucrates chromosome 5, fEcheNa1.1, whole genome shotgun sequence genome contains these proteins:
- the bhlhe40 gene encoding class E basic helix-loop-helix protein 40 has translation MERITSAQPPPCVPKHAALDIADMTGNFPIYVYKARRGMKRDESKETYKLPHRLIEKKRRDRINECIAQLKDLLPEHLKLTTLGHLEKAVVLELTLKHVKALSALLEQQQQKIISLQKDLQIGDNGDGVENGEEMFRCGFHLCAKEVLHYLSSQESSRDLTPSNVITHIHKVAAEVLQQRSSPHPEESIPHATEKPQKHTGQPQRASEGPAKNCVPVIQRTYPHGAGEQSGSDTDTDSGYGGEHDKREAKAQWSEIHAKEGEHKRSVSEHSSSAIKREGDEPQAKRARSDSTEEEILAAHGPGGPGSYMSFSPNQPPFCLPFYLIPPQAATAAAYLPMLEKCWYPGGMPVMYPGLSGSAVSLPPETLHSSLVMSPRAGSPVPHHIAMDSPALHKALKHAPPLNLETKD, from the exons ATGGAGAGGATTACCAGCGCGCAACCGCCTCCCTGCGTACCAAAACACGCAGCTCTGGATATAGCTGACATGACGGG AAATTTTCCCATTTATGTGTACAAAGCCAGACGGGGCATGAAGCGGGATGAGAGcaag GAGACCTACAAGTTGCCACACCGACTGATCGAGAAGAAAAGACGTGACAGAATCAACGAATGCATCGCCCAGCTGAAGGATTTGCTGCCAGAGCATCTTAAGCTCACT ACGCTGGGTCATTTGGAGAAAGCCGTTGTGCTGGAACTCACTCTGAAGCATGTGAAAGCCTTGAGTGCTctcctggagcagcagcagcagaaaattaTCTCTCTGCAGAAGGACCTGCAAATTG GTGACAATGGAGACGGTGTGGAGAACGGCGAGGAGATGTTCCGCTGTGGATTTCACTTGTGTGCAAAAGAAGTCCTCCACTATCTGAGCAGCCAGGAGAGCAGCAGGGACCTGACTCCTTCCAACGTCATCACCCACATCCATAAAGTAGCAGCTGAGGTtctgcagcagagaagcagCCCGCACCCAGAAGAGTCCATCCCTCACGCCACAGAAAAACCTCAGAAACACACTGGACAGCCCCAGAGGGCCTCCGAGGGCCCCGCTAAGAACTGTGTTCCTGTCATCCAAAGGACTTACCCCCACGGGGCAGGGGAGCAAAGTGGCAGCGACACCGACACCGACAGCGGCTATGGGGGAGAGCACGACAAGCGCGAAGCCAAAGCCCAGTGGTCAGAAATCCACGCAAAGGAGGGGGAGCACAAGCGTTCCGTTTCCGAGCACTCTTCCAGCGCCATCAAGCGAGAGGGAGACGAGCCTCAAGCCAAACGGGCAAGGTCTGATTCCACGGAAGAAGAAATTCTTGCCGCTCATGGCCCAGGAGGTCCCGGCAGCTACATGAGCTTCTCGCCCAACCAGCCCCCGTTCTGCCTCCCCTTCTACCTCATACCGCCACAggctgcaacagcagcagcatatCTGCCCATGCTGGAGAAGTGCTGGTACCCCGGGGGTATGCCAGTCATGTACCCCGGCCTGAGTGGCTCCGCTGTGAGCTTACCCCCCGAGACGCTCCACTCATCCCTGGTGATGTCTCCTCGGGCTGGGTCTCCAGTTCCCCACCACATCGCCATGGACTCCCCCGCTCTCCACAAAGCTTTAAAGCACGCCCCCCCCTTAAACTTGGAAACCAAAGACTAA